GCCAATCTGAGATGCCAATGCATATTTAACGCTATTTCTTGTTGATAAACAGTAGTAAACAGTGTATGTGTACAACGACAGATGTCAAAATCAACACACTAAAACTTCTGGTATAAGGGAAAACCCTCATGATCAAATAAGCAAcaattgagaattaaacttcaagcTTATGTTGCTAACTTGAATTCAGGGGTCAGGATGAAAAAAGGCTTTCTTAATCGCATTTGAGAACAAATTTCAagatttttatgaatttattgaGCATTTTGCACTCAGCATATTGATGTTTATTGAACACTGAAATCACACTTGTTGTTCCAGACACAAAAGTCCCCTTTAGAGAGTATCCTCTTTTGGGGATAAATGTATGTTCATGATCTAATCTATTATGTTATCaattttggtaaaaaattattctttattttatttattattttgttaaattgttaatttgattagtccttgattaaaattagaaactTGTTATCATGGTatagattatgataatgagaaataagttttataattttaatctaaattattcTTGAGATAACTTTATGATATAATTAAGACTTgagaattaaatgaaagaagaaaaaaaatttcttaagtcATTCATTGATTAAGTATAATGTGTTaatttattatagtttgatATTAATAGTATACTCTAGAGTTTGACACTAATATAATGcgataaaatattacattattcttctCTTATTCTTAAAGGTAGAAGATGTTACTTCATGCTATCAAGATGTCTACTttgattagtaaattaattacaaTTCATTTAGTATTGAACTTATGGGGTTACACACAAATGAATATTCCAATCTTTTGCAtaagaaagtaatttatttgaaaattaaattaaagaatttaatttaatcaaataaatattttagtgaaatattattatattctttagCACCGACAATATAATTAATCTAAACAAAGAGTATCCTTTTATAAATACAGAAGTTAACCCCAAAGGGTTGGCACAACGGTGTAAGCTCTCGTTGCGTTTACATGAGTGTGAATTATTTAGTGGGAGAACTTGTGTTCGATTCTCACCTTGTGCAAAGTTCTCTTACGAGATTAGTCTTTGGCCCAATGAGTTATGGGACACCTGTGTTCTTTGATCTAGGACAAAAAAATACAGAAGTTGTCCACAAAAGAATAATATTCTATTACTACATATTAGGATTAGTTACTATAATTAGTCGTATAATTATTTGGgaattatctttatcttaaattaggaaactttttttaagataaagagATATGAGATATACAAGAGATAgagatatatataattattgtaaatcaAATATctccttttgaaaaaaaaatccaaatctaTATCTCTAATAAATATAAGCATTTGGTTAAGAGAAGTGTATTAGACACAAATTAGAAAAGTTCAGGTTTAGTTTCTAGACCTGAAAAGTAGAAAGAGAATTTGTTCTTTAGAATTCCAACCATCAAAGAGTTGATAATAGAGATTGATTTCAGTATAAATATACATGAAGTCTTCacattattgaattttttttttggttatttcaaGAATATGCATCCGGATACACAATTctaattttctctatttattattgttatagtatattttgaatgcaaaatagattttaattttcCACTAGTATTAACAACACTCCTATTTAACTATCATTCTCCGTCCACAAGGAGAAAATAACTTTAATGTCTAATTATTCAACCTACTATGTGATATATAATCCTAATACATAACTACTATAAGTTATTTTATACACATATCTGTTATCTTGCAGTTTCTATACATAACTGTCACCACTGCCTCTATCCCTCATAATAGTTGACTTTATTtctgtatttataattttagatagaaaaaataaaactataaaaactaaaaaatatgagttagaaatatatttttgttgttatgtTACTTGCAAAAAGACAAAAGAGTATAAAATATGTTATGCTTCAGAAAGAAAGTTCACTCTTAAataattgaacctaaaaatgacCCAGAACAATAAAATGGACTTAATGCTTGATCATACTACCATATTCATACCCATTTTATGCCCCTGCATCCTATTGCTTGCACATCTTCAGATTGCAACAGTGTTATAGCCGGAGTTCTTCAAGAAGACGTCTGTTCATAAACAACAAGATTTCCACGCATAAATGTCATTACCGTATTTTGCTATAACAGAAAATGCAACAGCAACAAAGTATACATTGTAAACTAAATTAAGTAACCTATCAGTATAATGATTGTTAGCAAAATTACCTCAAGTCCTCTTTTTCTTCTGCTTCCAAGTTTGAAGTTCTGAAGACACcttgcttaatttttttggttggaGGAAATGTTTCTTCTTGCTCATTAGACTCAGAGTCCTTGACTTGATTTCTGAAAACATTGGCTTCTACTTCATGAATTTCTCTGCTTCTCTTGAATTTACATTCTCTTTCTTCTAAGGAAAACATCCAACGAAACCCACACTCTTTTATGACCACTGCTTCATTGTTATCTTCAGTTTGAGCAAAGAATTTAAATGTAAGCTTTGGAGGATGAGTGGTGCTCTTGTCATTAATGGCTTTCCTTTCTTTAATTACTTCCATTATCTGCTTACAACATTGTGCATCATACCATAAAAATATGTGATCTGCCATAAATCCAAATTGAGGATCAAGACTAGACAAGATATTTTCTTCTACAAAGAAACTTGGTATTTTGATCCTTTCATCCCAGCTGGTTTCCAAGTAGCATTCACATCCAATACTTCCATAGCATCCGATGTTGCATGATTGGACTTGAGAAACAACCATGTAGAAAATGAAACACAACAAATTAGGGGGAAGCTCAATAGTGACCAAAGATTGTGTAAAGTTGCAATGGAACCAGTCTCGAACTTTTCCACTTCTAGCTGGTAAACAGTAGCAAATCGTACCATTTCTtgctaatttgaaaaaataaaaatcagtgCCCTCATTGTCCGAGGATgcatcttcttcattttctaatACTACTGCAGATAATGATTTTGATCCAAGTTCAATCCTAGCAATGGCATCTTTTAAAATTGCATCATATGAATGTTCATCCAATTTTATACAGTTAGGGACCAGAAAAGTACAGTTGGGTCTTTTGGATGATTCAGCAGATGAACTTAACACTGTCTGAAGAGATTGACAGTTCCAGACATAAAATAACTGAATGGATCGTGGAAGAGCAGGTATATGTCTCAGCATTTCACATTTACCAATTTCAAGAAGTTTGAGCCTTGGAAGATACTTAAAGCTTTCGGGTAAGCTAATGATGGCGCTATAACGAAAGCTTAAGCATTTCAAAGATGATAACAAGGAGATGCTGTCTGGGATTTCACATAAGTTATGACAATCATAAAATGCTAGACGTGTTACTGACTGGAAGCCAGAGCTAGGCATTAACTTTTGTAAGGTGAAGAAAGCGTTACATTCGTGTTTCCTTGAATCAGAAAGTGAAATTTGATCCGTAAAGTTTTCAGGAAGATCCGCAAgaccataattaattaaaaaagaaaacatatggAGATTCCTGATATGCAAAATTGATGGAGGCAGTTCATTCAAACCTGAATGTGCTAAAAACAATACTTGGAGAGATTGTGGCCAAGTGTTGCTGCTAAGGCTCTCAAGCGATGTGCATCcgctcaaatttaaaatttcaagctTCGGGAGGGAGAAAATTGATGGATCAACATGAGGCAAGCTTTCACAATCGCGCATACTTACATATTTAAGATTTGGTGCATGAGACAACCTTGGACACTCCACAAGGTGCTTGGAGCCACAAAGTTCAATTCTCTCTAAATTTGGCAAATTCTGCAAAATCATATAAGGGACCAAACGAGTAAGTACATTTTCCGGGaagtttcattttctaattCATCTTTTATTGAAGAAGACTTCGTTTCTATCAAAaccaaaacataaataaataatcaatatgTGAACCATGCGTACTTGTACTCCTTGCCAAAGTTTTTCCACATTGCTGTATGGCATGGAAAGCTCAACAAGCTTCTCAGGGAAAAATCTTGACGGTAAGGATTCCAATGGATATCCATTCCACCCCAAATATCTCAAGTTTTTAGGTAAGAATTCAAGACCCTTTGGAAGGTACACTGAATTAATTCTCTCAGAGTCTCCATTGTGAGATTTGAAAGTGAGTAATCTCAGGTTTGGCATCTTTCTGAATACTTTGGAGCTTAAATTTATATGTGTAATTTGAGTCATATCTAACCATATTCCTTCAACTGCAGCAGTTCCCTGACaaataataattagaattaATGTTTACATCTTTTGTAATAATTTGCATTTTTTATACCAAGAGTTTAGGAATGCAAGTCAAAGTATCATTAACATACTCTATTATTTGTCAATACATCATAGATTTCCACAGGATCCCACAATCTACTGCGTTGCCCTGGAAATTTAACAGATTCTTCACGAACAACTTCTCTACCCATTTCTTGTATCAGATCGTGCATATCTATGCAATTGCTATATGTAGTAGTGATAAGAGCTTTGTCTAAAAGACTTCTTATCCCTATATCAGCAGAAAAATCGcagtcatttaatatttttgttacatgGTCTCTGCTTTGTCCTTTAAGAAAACAAGCTATGTctagaaaaatgtttttctcaTCATCATCTAATCCTGCATAACTCAATCTCAACACAGCCTGAATTTTCACATTGGGacttttctttaatttactCAGTGCACTATGCCATTCATTTTCACTTCTGGAACGAAGAAATGATCCCAAAACTTTCAAAGCTAAAGGGATTCCTTTGGCGTAATCCATTGCTCTTTTTGATAACTCCTCATATCCCTTTTCAGGATAGGTTTTGCCAAAGGCGTTTAGGCTGAAAAGTTCAAGGGAGTTTTGAAAGTTCATTTTCTTGACTTCATGAATTTTGTCAACAACTTCACGTATAAGTACATGCTTATCTCTGGTTGTCACAATGATTCTGCTACCAGATCCTAGCCATTCACGACCAACTCCGACCAATTTTTCAAGAAGTTCGGAAGTGTTCACATCATCTAGCACGATAAAAACTTTCTTGCGCTTGAGTTTTCTTGTAACAATAGAAGGTATCACTTTAAGAGTGTCAATATGAAGATCTTCCCTTAGTAACTGAGAAAGAAGTTTGTTGCATACATAGTTTAGGTCATGCCTTTTCGATTCCTCAGCCACATTTTCTAAGAAGCAAGTGCCTTCATAATGAGAAGAAACCTTATGAAAAATAGCAGCAGCAAGAGTTGTTTTACCAATACCTCCCATGCCCCAAATTCCAATGATTCTAACTTCCTTTGAATTAATATTCAGAAAAGATTCAATGTTTGTATAGTTCTCGTTAGATATGAAAGGGCCTCTAAAGTCATTTGGGTACTTGTGATCTAGTTTTTGCAAAACAACTTTGATAATGTCTTCAATCAAGTCAGGTTCAGTCCTATACATACaaagattaaataaaagaagaaaattacaaaCATTAGCCTTTATTTAGAGAAAAAGAGTATGCAATGTCaatgtaaaacaattttatactaTCATCTAA
This region of Glycine max cultivar Williams 82 chromosome 7, Glycine_max_v4.0, whole genome shotgun sequence genomic DNA includes:
- the LOC100805490 gene encoding disease resistance protein RPV1 isoform X1, whose translation is MASTCSYVVGCASSSSLSVTKKYDAFITFRGDDTRSDFASHLHAALRRNNVDTYIDYRIEKGAKIWLEIERAIKDSTLFLVIFSENYASSSWCLNELLQLMQCKKQEENVHVIPVFYKIDPSQVRKQSENYHVAFAKHKKDGKVSEEKMQKWKDALSEAANLSGFHSNTYRTEPDLIEDIIKVVLQKLDHKYPNDFRGPFISNENYTNIESFLNINSKEVRIIGIWGMGGIGKTTLAAAIFHKVSSHYEGTCFLENVAEESKRHDLNYVCNKLLSQLLREDLHIDTLKVIPSIVTRKLKRKKVFIVLDDVNTSELLEKLVGVGREWLGSGSRIIVTTRDKHVLIREVVDKIHEVKKMNFQNSLELFSLNAFGKTYPEKGYEELSKRAMDYAKGIPLALKVLGSFLRSRSENEWHSALSKLKKSPNVKIQAVLRLSYAGLDDDEKNIFLDIACFLKGQSRDHVTKILNDCDFSADIGIRSLLDKALITTTYSNCIDMHDLIQEMGREVVREESVKFPGQRSRLWDPVEIYDVLTNNRGTAAVEGIWLDMTQITHINLSSKVFRKMPNLRLLTFKSHNGDSERINSVYLPKGLEFLPKNLRYLGWNGYPLESLPSRFFPEKLVELSMPYSNVEKLWQGVQNLPNLERIELCGSKHLVECPRLSHAPNLKYVSMRDCESLPHVDPSIFSLPKLEILNLSGCTSLESLSSNTWPQSLQVLFLAHSGLNELPPSILHIRNLHMFSFLINYGLADLPENFTDQISLSDSRKHECNAFFTLQKLMPSSGFQSVTRLAFYDCHNLCEIPDSISLLSSLKCLSFRYSAIISLPESFKYLPRLKLLEIGKCEMLRHIPALPRSIQLFYVWNCQSLQTVLSSSAESSKRPNCTFLVPNCIKLDEHSYDAILKDAIARIELGSKSLSAVVLENEEDASSDNEGTDFYFFKLARNGTICYCLPARSGKVRDWFHCNFTQSLVTIELPPNLLCFIFYMVVSQVQSCNIGCYGSIGCECYLETSWDERIKIPSFFVEENILSSLDPQFGFMADHIFLWYDAQCCKQIMEVIKERKAINDKSTTHPPKLTFKFFAQTEDNNEAVVIKECGFRWMFSLEERECKFKRSREIHEVEANVFRNQVKDSESNEQEETFPPTKKIKQGVFRTSNLEAEEKEDLRRLLEELRL
- the LOC100805490 gene encoding disease resistance protein RPV1 isoform X2 yields the protein MASTCSYVVGCASSSSLSVTKKYDAFITFRGDDTRSDFASHLHAALRRNNVDTYIDYRIEKGAKIWLEIERAIKDSTLFLVIFSENYASSSWCLNELLQLMQCKKQEENVHVIPVFYKIDPSQVRKQSENYHVAFAKHKKDGKVSEEKMQKWKDALSEAANLSGFHSNTYRTEPDLIEDIIKVVLQKLDHKYPNDFRGPFISNENYTNIESFLNINSKEVRIIGIWGMGGIGKTTLAAAIFHKVSSHYEGTCFLENVAEESKRHDLNYVCNKLLSQLLREDLHIDTLKVIPSIVTRKLKRKKVFIVLDDVNTSELLEKLVGVGREWLGSGSRIIVTTRDKHVLIREVVDKIHEVKKMNFQNSLELFSLNAFGKTYPEKGYEELSKRAMDYAKGIPLALKVLGSFLRSRSENEWHSALSKLKKSPNVKIQAVLRLSYAGLDDDEKNIFLDIACFLKGQSRDHVTKILNDCDFSADIGIRSLLDKALITTTYSNCIDMHDLIQEMGREVVREESVKFPGQRSRLWDPVEIYDVLTNNRGTAAVEGIWLDMTQITHINLSSKVFRKMPNLRLLTFKSHNGDSERINSVYLPKGLEFLPKNLRYLGWNGYPLESLPSRFFPEKLVELSMPYSNVEKLWQGVQNLPNLERIELCGSKHLVECPRLSHAPNLKYVSMRDCESLPHVDPSIFSLPKLEILNLSGCTSLESLSSNTWPQSLQVLFLAHSVQSCNIGCYGSIGCECYLETSWDERIKIPSFFVEENILSSLDPQFGFMADHIFLWYDAQCCKQIMEVIKERKAINDKSTTHPPKLTFKFFAQTEDNNEAVVIKECGFRWMFSLEERECKFKRSREIHEVEANVFRNQVKDSESNEQEETFPPTKKIKQGVFRTSNLEAEEKEDLRRLLEELRL